The following coding sequences lie in one Sorghum bicolor cultivar BTx623 chromosome 6, Sorghum_bicolor_NCBIv3, whole genome shotgun sequence genomic window:
- the LOC8061883 gene encoding CLIP-associated protein: protein MEAALEAARAKDTKERLAGVERLHEALDATARRGLAAAEVTALVDTCMDLTRDANFRIAQGGLQALSAAAVVAGDHFKIHLNALVPAAVERLGDGKQPVRDAARQLLITLMEVSSPTIIVERAGSYAWTHRSWRVREEFVRTVATAVGLFASTEISLQRVLLSPVLQLMNDSNQSVRDAAISCIEEMYKHMGSQFHEELQRHNLPSYMLKEINSRLDKIEPKVRSSDTAMQYKAVESRSVSANPKRGSPRTKSIPRESTLFGGDTDVTEKPVEPVKVHSEKELLREFEKIAATLVPEKDWSLRIAAMQRIEALVYGGAIDYPSFLMLLKQLVPPLSTQLSDRRSSIVKQACHLLNILSKELLGDFEPCAEQFIPMLFKLVVITVLVIAESADTCIKTILRNCKVARILPRIVDTAKNDRSAILRARCCEYALLVLEYWADAPEIQRSADLYEDMIKCCVADAMSEVRATARTCYRMFAKTWPERSRRLFMSFDPAIQRIINDEDGGVHKRYASPSLRDRVVQPSRASSHSSSTHVPGYGTSAIVAMDKSAAISSDSSFPSNNLRLSQSKTIGRSSERSLESVLSSSKEKVSAIESLLKGVSMSGQNFTAARSTSLDLGVDPPSSRDPPVPLAAPASNVLSLQNSALLDSSLPTIPPSSRNGGSRLLDTMTTHLPTKERSRSPYLSNMSSESMSGLSLPYSRRSSERLQEGGRMDESYDIRSARRIPQMHFERNYADMSYRDSSHRDSHNNHVPNFQRPLLRKQVMSRASASGRHSFDDSHVPSGDVSGYTDSLASLNDALSEGLSPSSDWVARVSAFEFIRNLLKQGQKGIQEITQNFEKVMKLFFRHLDDPHHKVAQAAFSALAEIIPACKKPFESYVERILPYVFSRLIDPKELVKKPCSVTLEIVGRTYAIDMLLPALVRSLDEQRSPKAKLAVLEFANKSFSKYTVDSDGYSNSGFLKLWLSKLAPLVNEKNAKLKEASISGIISVYSHFDSTAVLNFILSLSVEDQNLLRRALKIKTPRIEVDLVNYLQSKKERSRPKSYDQADFGTSSEDGYALTSKNSYPFGRFSSSSLDAEGGKKINSMQEPVLHNVSIGRTASDMSMDHAIQSLESSTGAEVHLTRSREPKTNSNSVVEAARSWTNYPEKTDASLDGETATGTPRLDFSRFLTSDGHNTVGSTPEESVQEGDMIVNLSSIKTSLQTDNGLSIPQLLHQISNDTEVSSSEKREALQQLVDASLDNNSSIWAKYFNQILTAVLEVLDDSDSSTRELALSLIAEMLNNQKDSIEDSMEIVLEKLLHVTKDAVAKISNEANQCLNVLLAKYDPFRCLAIIVPLLVSDDEKILVVCINCLTKLVGRLSQEELIDQLPTFLPALFDAFNNQSPDVRKTVVFCLVDIYIMLGKAFAPYLEGLSSTQLRLVTIYANRISQARSGKPIDSNQ, encoded by the exons ATGGAGGCGGCGCTGGAGGCGGCGCGCGCCAAGGACACCAAGGAGCGCCTGGCCGGCGTCGAGCGGCTGCACGAGGCGCTCGACGCCACGGCGCGCCGCGGGCTGGCGGCGGCCGAGGTCACCGCGCTGGTCGACACCTGCATGGATCTGACGCGCGACGCCAACTTCCGCATCGCCCAGGGCGGCCTCCAGGcgctctccgccgccgccgtcgtcgccggcgaccACTTCAAGATCCACCTCAACGCCCTCGTCCCGGCCGCCGTCGAGCGCCTCGGCGACGGCAAGCAGCCCGTGCGCGACGCCGCGCGCCAGCTCCTCATCACGCTAATGGAG GTTTCTTCACCAACAATCATAGTTGAAAGAGCTGGTAGTTATGCATGGACTCATAGGAGTTGGAGGGTGCGGGAAGAGTTTGTACGTACAGTGGCAACTGCAGTTGGGCTATTTGCTTCTACAGAGATTTCCTTGCAACGAGTTTTGCTTTCACCT GTTCTGCAATTGATGAATGATTCGAACCAAAGTGTGCGAGATGCTGCTATCTCTTGTATTGAG GAGATGTACAAGCACATGGGGTCACAATTTCATGAAGAGTTGCAGCGCCATAATCTGCCTTCCTACATG CTAAAAGAAATAAATTCAAGGTTGGATAAAATAGAACCAAAGGTTCGCTCATCTGATACAGCGATGCAGTATAAGGCTGTAGAATCAAGATCTGTTAGTGCTAATCCGAAAAGAGGCAGCCCAAGAACAAAAAGCATACCAAGGGAAAGTACACTGTTTGGAG GTGACACTGATGTTACAGAAAAACCTGTGGAACCAGTAAAAGTTCATTCTGAGAAAGAATTACTTCGGGAGTTTGAGAAGATCGCGGCTACCCTTGTTCCAGAAAAGGATTGGTCTTTACGTATTGCTGCCATGCAAAGGATTGAAGCCCTGGTTTATGGAG GTGCGATCGATTATCCATCATTCCTTATGCTCTTGAAGCAACTGGTTCCTCCATTGTCTACTCAGCTGTCTGATCGACGTTCTAGTATTGTCAAACAg GCATGCCACCTACTTAATATACTATCCAAAGAACTCCTCGGCGATTTTGAGCCATGTGCTGAACAATTCATCCCG ATGCTTTTTAAGCTTGTTGTCATAACAGTGCTTGTTATCGCTGAATCTGCAGATACATGCATAAAAACT ATCCTGCGGAATTGCAAGGTTGCTAGGATTCTTCCTCGCATAGTTGACACAGCAAAGAATGACCGAAGTGCAATCCTCCGTGCAAG GTGCTGTGAGTATGCACTTCTGGTACTGGAGTATTGGGCTGATGCCCCAGAAATACAACGTTCAGCTGATTTATATGAGGATATGATAAAATGCTGTGTAGCAGATGCGATGAGCGAG GTTCGTGCAACTGCAAGAACTTGCTATAGAATGTTTGCAAAGACATGGCCCGAGCGCTCACGCCGTCTTTTTATGTCATTTGATCCTGCGATACAGAGG ATAATAAATGATGAAGATGGTGGTGTGCACAAAAGGTATGCTTCTCCCTCATTGCGTGATAGGGTTGTGCAGCCTTCACGTGCTTCCTCTCATTCAAGTAGTACACATGTACCTGGATATGGCACTTCGGCTATCGTTGCAATGGACAAGAGTGCAGCTATTTCTTCAGATTCATCTTTTCCATCAAACAATCTTCGGTTATCACAGTCAAAGACGATTGGCAGAAGTTCTGAGAGAAGCCTGGAGAGTGTGCTTAGCTCCAGCAAAGAAAAAGTTTCTGCCATTGAAAGTTTGCTGAAAGGTGTCAGCATGTCAGGGCAAAATTTCACTGCAGCGCGCTCAACAAGCTTAGATCTTG GAGTTGATCCTCCATCATCTCGTGATCCTCCTGTGCCGCTTGCAGCACCAGCATCAAATGTTCTGTCATTGCAGAACTCAGCACTGTTGGACTCATCCCTTCCTACCATCCCACCTAGTTCACGAAATGGTGGTTCCCGCTTATTGGATACGATGACAACACACTTGCCTACCAAAGAACGGTCAAGGTCACCGTATTTGAGTAATATGTCATCTGAGTCCATGTCTGGCTTATCATTGCCTTACTCAAGAAGATCTTCGGAGAGGCTTCAAGAAGGAGGCCGCATGGATGAGAGCTATGATATCCGTTCAGCTAGGCGAATCCCTCAAATGCATTTTGAGAGAAACTATGCTGATATGTCTTATAGGGATTCCAGCCACAGAGATTCACATAACAACCATGTCCCAAATTTCCAGAGACCTCTTCTAAGGAAGCAAGTAATGTCAAGGGCTTCTGCAAGTGGCAGACACAGCTTTGATGATAGCCATGTACCATCAGGTGATGTGTCTGGCTATACAGATTCTCTGGCTTCTCTAAATGATGCACTTTCTGAGGGTCTCAGCCCTAGTTCTGACTGGGTAGCAAGAGTTTCAGCTTTTGAGTTTATTCGGAATTTATTGAAACAAGGCCAGAAAGGCATTCAAGAAATTACTCAAAATTTTGAGAAGGTTATGAAGCTGTTTTTCCGTCATTTGGATGATCCTCACCATAAGGTTGCACAGGCAGCCTTCTCTGCACTTGCAGAGATTATCCCAGCCTGCAAGAAGCCATTTGAAAGTTATGTCGAGCGAATTCTACCATATGTATTTTCGCGGCTTATTGATCCAAAAGAGTTGGTGAAAAAACCATGCTCTGTAACATTGGAGATTGTTGGTCGAACATATGCTATTGATATGTTGTTACCTGCGCTAGTACGATCATTAGATGAACAGAGGTCCCCAAAGGCAAAATTGGCTGTTCTTGAGTTTGCAAATAAATCTTTCAGCAAGTACACTGTTGACTCTGATGGTTATAGTAACAGTGGCTTCCTTAAACTATGGCTTTCAAAATTGGCACCTTTGGTAAATGAAAAGAATGCAAAATTGAAGGAGGCATCTATTTCTGGTATCATATCTGTTTATTCTCACTTTGATTCAACAGCAGTGCTAAATTTTATTCTCAGTTTGTCagttgaagatcaaaacctcttgAGGAGAGCCCTGAAGATCAAAACCCCTCGTATTGAGGTTGATCTGGTGAACTACTTGCAGAGCAAGAAAGAACGTTCACGCCCCAAATCTTATGACCAGGCGGATTTTGGAACTTCTTCGGAGGATGGCTATGCACTGACATCCAAGAACAGCTATCCATTTGGGCGGTTTTCTTCTAGTTCCCTTGATGCTGAAGGGGGAAAGAAGATCAATTCAATGCAAGAACCAGTGCTGCATAATGTCTCTATAGGTCGAACAGCTTCTGATATGAGCATGGATCATGCTATTCAAAGTTTAGAGTCATCTACAGGAGCTGAAGTTCATTTAACTAGGAGTAGAGAACCAAAGACTAACAGTAACTCAGTTGTGGAAGCTGCTCGCTCTTGGACAAACTACCCTGAAAAAACTGATGCCTCCTTAGATGGTGAAACTGCTACCGGTACTCCTCGGTTAGATTTCAGCCGGTTTCTTACTTCTGATGGGCATAATACTGTTGGTTCAACCCCCGAAGAAAGTGTTCAAGAGGGTGATATGATTGTGAATCTTAGTTCTATAAAGACCAGCCTTCAAACAGATAACGGTCTGAGCATACCAcaacttctccatcag ATAAGCAATGACACTGAAGTTTCAAGCTCGGAAAAGCGGGAAGCATTGCAACAGTTGGTTGATGCTTCCCTTGATAATAACAGCTCCATCTGGGCAAAG TACTTCAATCAAATCTTAACGGCTGTGCTCGAGGTATTAGATGACTCTGATTCATCCACGAGGGAGCTTGCTTTATCTTTGATTGCTGAGATGCTCAACAACCAG AAAGATTCAATTGAAGACTCTATGGAGATTGTTCTTGAAAAACTCCTGCATGTAACCAAAGATGCAGTGGCCAAG ATTTCAAATGAGGCAAACCAATGCTTAAATGTTCTATTGGCAAAATATGATCCTTTCAGATGTCTTGCT ATTATTGTACCTTTATTggtcagtgatgatgagaagatacTTGTCGTGTGTATCAACTGTTTGACAAAG CTTGTTGGGCGCCTTTCTCAAGAGGAATTGATTGATCAGTTGCCTACATTTCTGCCAGCATTATTTGATGCTTTTAACAACCAAAGTCCAGATGTCCGAAAG ACTGTTGTGTTCTGCCTGGTGGATATCTACATCATGCTTGGGAAAGCATTCGCTCCATACTTGGAAGGGCTTAGCAGCACGCAGCTCCGCCTAGTAACCATCTACGCTAACCGGATTTCGCAGGCGAGGTCCGGCAAGCCAATCGATTCTAACCAATGA
- the LOC8060225 gene encoding protein LOW PSII ACCUMULATION 1, chloroplastic isoform X1, translating into MAATLQSPSAVCVPVPCAERLRTPRPISRRVPHKPALSCSRACRAGVRCSAANKPSPPPPTTPDSSEVSSMAKIRSEVLSPFRSVRMFFYLAFMASGTLGGLIALARLLPLLSGSASDPARAADTLKGLGIDVAAVSLFAFLYARESKAKDAQVARLAREERLSRLRLRVGAAEGRPFTLSELRGTARLVIVAGPADFVAESFRRSQPFLRELAERAVLAVPFATDGNTPELRLDDGGDEDVIDGGDDVARRSKRLWQLTPVYITEWAQWLDDQKKLAGVPSDSPVYLSLRMDGRVRGSGVGYPPWQAFVAQLPPVKGMWSGLLDGMDGRVL; encoded by the exons ATGGCGGCGACCCTCCAGTCTCCTTCCGCCGTCTGCGTCCCCGTCCCCTGCGCCGAACGGCTACGCACCCCTCGTCCCATCTCGCGGCGAGTTCCCCACAAGCCTGCACTCTCCTGTAGCAGAGCATGCCGCGCCGGCGTCCGCTGCTCCGCCGCAAACAAGCCCTCCCCTCCTCCGCCCACCACTCCGGACAGCAGCGAGGTAAG CTCCATGGCGAAGATACGGAGTGAGGTCCTCTCCCCGTTCCGGTCGGTGCGGATGTTCTTCTACCTCGCGTTCATGGCCAGCGGCACGCTGGGGGGACTCATCGCGCTCGCGCGGCTCCTCCCGTTGCTGTCCGGGTCCGCGTCCGACCCCGCGCGGGCGGCCGACACGCTCAAGGGCCTGGGCATCGACGTCGCGGCCGTCTCGCTCTTCGCCTTCCTCTACGCGCGCGAGAGCAAGGCCAAGGACGCCCAGGTGGCCAGGCTCGCGCGGGAGGAGCGCCTGTCCAGGCTCAGGCTCCGCGTCGGCGCCGCCGAGGGCAGGCCGTTCACGCTCAGCGAGCTGCGGGGCACCGCGCGGCTCGTCATCGTGGCGGGCCCCGCGGACTTCGTCGCCGAGTCGTTCCGCAGGAGCCAGCCGTTCCTGAGGGAGCTCGCGGAGAGGGCCGTGCTGGCGGTGCCCTTCGCCACGGACGGGAACACGCCCGAGCTGCGGCTCGAcgatggcggcgacgaggacgtcatcgacggcggcgacgacgtTGCCAGGAGGAGCAAGAGGCTGTGGCAGCTCACGCCGGTGTACATAACTGAATGGGCGCA ATGGTTAGACGATCAGAAGAAGCTGGCCGGCGTGCCATCTGATTCCCCCGT GTACCTCTCCCTCCGGATGGACGGGCGCGTCCGCGGCAGCGGCGTGGGGTACCCACCGTGGCAAGCGTTCGTGGCGCAGCTGCCGCCGGTGAAAGGGATGTGGTCGGGTCTTCTTGACGGGATGGACGGCAGGGTGCTATAG
- the LOC8060225 gene encoding protein LOW PSII ACCUMULATION 1, chloroplastic isoform X2: MAKIRSEVLSPFRSVRMFFYLAFMASGTLGGLIALARLLPLLSGSASDPARAADTLKGLGIDVAAVSLFAFLYARESKAKDAQVARLAREERLSRLRLRVGAAEGRPFTLSELRGTARLVIVAGPADFVAESFRRSQPFLRELAERAVLAVPFATDGNTPELRLDDGGDEDVIDGGDDVARRSKRLWQLTPVYITEWAQWLDDQKKLAGVPSDSPVYLSLRMDGRVRGSGVGYPPWQAFVAQLPPVKGMWSGLLDGMDGRVL; encoded by the exons ATGGCGAAGATACGGAGTGAGGTCCTCTCCCCGTTCCGGTCGGTGCGGATGTTCTTCTACCTCGCGTTCATGGCCAGCGGCACGCTGGGGGGACTCATCGCGCTCGCGCGGCTCCTCCCGTTGCTGTCCGGGTCCGCGTCCGACCCCGCGCGGGCGGCCGACACGCTCAAGGGCCTGGGCATCGACGTCGCGGCCGTCTCGCTCTTCGCCTTCCTCTACGCGCGCGAGAGCAAGGCCAAGGACGCCCAGGTGGCCAGGCTCGCGCGGGAGGAGCGCCTGTCCAGGCTCAGGCTCCGCGTCGGCGCCGCCGAGGGCAGGCCGTTCACGCTCAGCGAGCTGCGGGGCACCGCGCGGCTCGTCATCGTGGCGGGCCCCGCGGACTTCGTCGCCGAGTCGTTCCGCAGGAGCCAGCCGTTCCTGAGGGAGCTCGCGGAGAGGGCCGTGCTGGCGGTGCCCTTCGCCACGGACGGGAACACGCCCGAGCTGCGGCTCGAcgatggcggcgacgaggacgtcatcgacggcggcgacgacgtTGCCAGGAGGAGCAAGAGGCTGTGGCAGCTCACGCCGGTGTACATAACTGAATGGGCGCA ATGGTTAGACGATCAGAAGAAGCTGGCCGGCGTGCCATCTGATTCCCCCGT GTACCTCTCCCTCCGGATGGACGGGCGCGTCCGCGGCAGCGGCGTGGGGTACCCACCGTGGCAAGCGTTCGTGGCGCAGCTGCCGCCGGTGAAAGGGATGTGGTCGGGTCTTCTTGACGGGATGGACGGCAGGGTGCTATAG